The proteins below are encoded in one region of Fibrella aestuarina BUZ 2:
- a CDS encoding M1 family metallopeptidase, with protein sequence MRKTLIMASLALGAFTARAQAPTAPTQNANNKFEQLGPMLPTPNTFRTAAGAPGKDYFQNRADYDIKVTLNDAEQKIIGTETVTYHNNSTDELRYIWLQLDQNLFAKGSTGSVTRTGGVNESGMSFAQLQNMTSVRERSQQQASDKFGYKITRVTDGKSNQPLKYTINETMMRIDLPTPLKPGTSYAFNVDWNYFVTEYYGRSGYEKFKDGNSNYFIAHWFPRLCAYNDVNGWQNKQFLGQGEFTLIFGNYKVAITVPSDHIVGSTGECQNYKQVLSATQQKRMAQAATSKTPVVIVTQAEAEAAEKAQPADVKATKTWVYKADNVRDFAFASSRKFIWDAMQTDVYGDGKKIWSMSFYSKEGNPLWGQYSTRVVEHTLKSYGNRTIKYPYPVAISCHATAGGGMEYPMISFNGGRPEADGTYSEGVKAGMIGVIIHEVGHNFFPMIVNSDERQWTWMDEGLNTFCQYLAEKEWDYNFPSRRGEPQFIVDYMKSDKAVLSPIMTSSDNVINLGANAYAKPATALNILRETVMGRELFDYAFKEYARRWAFKSPEPADFFRTLEDASGVDLDWFWKGWFYGVEPVDQDLVEVDWYQANSQNPEVVKAEARAEAQRRMNTISKQRDALKKDESVVAQDSTMRDFYNSYDPYAVTDADRKKYQDYLATLTAEERSVLEGKQNFYTLSLKNKGGIPMPVIIRMEFEDGTDSVARFPAEIWRFNDVSIKKVIATNKKVTQWTLDPFQEIADIDTENNSFPRTSKPTRFQLFKQQQRFGPQGQNPMQQQRQGTRPPAQQGSGRN encoded by the coding sequence ATGAGAAAAACGCTGATAATGGCGAGCCTGGCCCTGGGGGCGTTTACCGCACGGGCGCAGGCGCCTACCGCCCCGACCCAGAACGCCAACAATAAGTTTGAGCAGCTCGGGCCGATGCTGCCCACGCCCAACACCTTCCGCACGGCGGCCGGGGCACCGGGCAAAGATTACTTCCAGAACCGGGCCGATTACGACATCAAAGTCACCCTCAACGACGCTGAGCAAAAGATCATCGGCACCGAAACGGTTACGTACCACAACAACTCAACCGACGAACTGCGGTACATCTGGCTGCAACTTGACCAGAACCTGTTTGCCAAAGGGTCAACGGGGAGCGTCACCCGGACGGGGGGCGTCAACGAGAGCGGCATGAGCTTCGCGCAGTTGCAGAACATGACTTCGGTACGTGAGCGCAGTCAGCAGCAGGCGAGCGACAAGTTTGGCTATAAGATCACCCGCGTTACTGATGGCAAAAGCAACCAGCCGCTGAAATACACCATCAACGAAACGATGATGCGGATCGACCTGCCTACGCCCTTGAAGCCAGGTACGTCATACGCCTTCAACGTCGACTGGAACTACTTCGTGACCGAATACTACGGCCGTAGTGGCTACGAGAAGTTCAAGGATGGTAACAGCAACTACTTCATTGCCCACTGGTTTCCGCGTCTGTGTGCCTACAACGACGTGAACGGCTGGCAGAACAAGCAGTTTCTGGGGCAGGGGGAGTTTACCCTCATCTTCGGCAACTACAAGGTGGCCATCACGGTGCCGAGCGACCACATCGTTGGCTCGACGGGCGAATGTCAGAACTACAAGCAGGTACTGAGCGCCACGCAGCAGAAGCGCATGGCGCAGGCTGCTACCAGCAAAACGCCGGTGGTTATCGTCACGCAGGCCGAAGCCGAGGCGGCTGAAAAAGCGCAGCCCGCCGACGTGAAAGCCACCAAGACATGGGTTTACAAAGCCGACAACGTGCGGGATTTCGCTTTTGCCAGCAGCCGTAAATTCATCTGGGATGCCATGCAGACCGATGTCTATGGCGACGGGAAGAAAATCTGGAGCATGTCGTTCTACTCGAAAGAGGGTAACCCGCTATGGGGCCAGTATTCGACCCGCGTGGTTGAGCACACGCTGAAGTCATATGGCAACCGGACCATCAAATACCCGTATCCAGTGGCGATTTCGTGCCACGCGACGGCCGGTGGTGGGATGGAGTATCCCATGATCTCGTTCAACGGTGGCCGTCCCGAGGCTGACGGTACGTATTCGGAAGGCGTGAAAGCCGGTATGATCGGTGTGATTATCCACGAGGTTGGCCACAACTTCTTCCCGATGATCGTCAACTCCGACGAGCGGCAGTGGACCTGGATGGATGAAGGCCTGAACACCTTTTGCCAGTACCTGGCCGAGAAAGAATGGGATTACAACTTCCCCAGCCGCCGCGGTGAACCACAATTTATTGTCGACTACATGAAGTCAGACAAAGCGGTGCTGTCGCCCATCATGACCTCATCTGACAATGTCATCAACCTCGGTGCCAACGCCTACGCCAAACCGGCCACGGCGCTCAACATCCTGCGTGAGACGGTGATGGGCCGCGAGCTCTTCGACTACGCCTTCAAGGAGTACGCCCGCCGCTGGGCCTTCAAGTCGCCCGAACCCGCCGACTTCTTCCGCACCCTGGAAGACGCCTCAGGCGTGGACCTCGACTGGTTCTGGAAAGGCTGGTTCTACGGCGTAGAGCCCGTCGATCAGGATTTGGTCGAAGTGGATTGGTACCAGGCCAACAGCCAGAACCCCGAGGTGGTGAAGGCCGAAGCCCGCGCCGAGGCCCAGCGCCGGATGAACACCATCAGCAAACAGCGCGACGCTCTGAAGAAAGACGAGAGCGTGGTGGCCCAGGACTCCACCATGCGCGACTTCTACAACAGCTACGACCCCTACGCCGTCACCGACGCCGACCGCAAGAAGTATCAGGACTACCTGGCCACGCTAACGGCTGAGGAGCGGTCGGTGCTGGAGGGCAAGCAGAACTTCTACACGCTGTCGCTGAAGAACAAGGGGGGCATCCCCATGCCGGTGATCATTCGGATGGAGTTTGAGGACGGTACCGACTCGGTGGCGCGTTTCCCGGCCGAGATCTGGCGCTTCAATGATGTGTCGATCAAGAAGGTGATTGCCACCAACAAGAAGGTGACGCAGTGGACGCTGGACCCCTTCCAGGAAATTGCCGACATCGATACGGAGAATAATTCCTTCCCGCGCACATCGAAGCCCACGCGGTTCCAGCTTTTCAAGCAGCAGCAACGCTTCGGCCCGCAGGGGCAGAACCCCATGCAGCAACAACGGCAGGGCACCCGCCCGCCCGCGCAACAGGGCAGTGGTCGAAACTAG